The following proteins are encoded in a genomic region of Alistipes shahii WAL 8301:
- a CDS encoding MotA/TolQ/ExbB proton channel family protein, protein MTTFLQAAEAVAVSEETRMGLWTLFTKGGWLMWPLLALGGVTIFIFVERFMAIRKASVLDMNFMNRIRDYISDGKISTAVNLCKKTDTPIARMIEKGIERIGRPMSDVQTAIENVANLEVSKLENGLPFLATIAGGAPMIGFLGTVLGMVQTFMDMSAAGGTVDLGLLSSGMYVAMVTTVMGLIVGIPAYFGYNYLVARIEKLVFQMEANSIAFMDILNQPVQK, encoded by the coding sequence ATGACAACATTTTTGCAGGCTGCCGAGGCGGTGGCCGTAAGTGAGGAGACCCGTATGGGCTTGTGGACCCTGTTTACCAAAGGCGGCTGGCTGATGTGGCCGCTGCTGGCGCTGGGGGGCGTGACGATCTTTATCTTCGTGGAGCGTTTCATGGCCATCCGCAAGGCTTCGGTGCTGGACATGAACTTTATGAACCGCATCCGCGACTACATCTCCGACGGCAAGATCTCGACGGCCGTGAACCTCTGCAAGAAGACCGACACGCCCATCGCACGCATGATCGAGAAGGGCATCGAGCGCATCGGACGCCCGATGAGCGACGTGCAGACCGCCATCGAGAACGTCGCCAACCTCGAAGTCTCGAAACTCGAAAACGGCCTTCCGTTCCTGGCCACGATCGCCGGCGGCGCGCCGATGATCGGTTTCCTCGGCACGGTGTTAGGTATGGTGCAGACCTTCATGGACATGTCCGCCGCGGGCGGCACGGTCGACCTGGGGCTGCTGTCGAGCGGCATGTACGTGGCGATGGTGACCACCGTGATGGGTCTGATCGTCGGCATTCCGGCCTACTTCGGCTACAACTACCTCGTGGCGCGCATCGAGAAGCTGGTGTTCCAGATGGAGGCCAACTCGATCGCGTTTATGGACATTCTGAATCAACCCGTTCAAAAATAG
- a CDS encoding ExbD/TolR family protein, with protein MAIKHGSKVDKSFSASSMTDLMFLLLLFLLIATTLINPNALKLMLPKSSNQLKDKAMTTVSVQDAGHGKYRYYVELQDVGSIGGVERALKARLDGQKDATVSLHCDKTVAVDEVVKVMNIAKDNNYKLILATSPK; from the coding sequence ATGGCAATCAAACACGGATCGAAAGTCGATAAATCGTTCTCGGCCTCGTCGATGACCGACCTGATGTTCCTGCTGCTGCTGTTCCTCTTGATCGCCACGACGCTGATCAACCCCAACGCCCTGAAACTGATGCTTCCGAAGAGTTCGAACCAGTTGAAGGACAAGGCGATGACCACGGTGTCGGTTCAGGATGCGGGCCACGGCAAGTATCGTTACTATGTCGAATTGCAGGACGTGGGTTCGATCGGCGGCGTGGAGCGGGCGCTCAAGGCGCGGCTCGACGGGCAGAAGGACGCTACCGTCTCGCTCCACTGCGACAAGACCGTTGCGGTGGACGAGGTGGTGAAGGTTATGAATATCGCCAAGGACAATAATTATAAACTTATTTTGGCGACTTCGCCGAAATAA
- a CDS encoding TonB family protein codes for MYYYDPDNKSPRRWAMIATAVYGVLLAGLFALVSFDFSPVTDKPGDTILVDFTEPPVPEPPRPPVKVANEPRVHDVAAPVEQTAQVAGKDPVTQTPNPKALFKMNKGGADEPDNAGNPRAPEGEDKASGTGPGLNPDGLDQLDQGLKGRGLVGDLPKPSYPGEKGGKVVIRVTVDASGKVTGASFEPKGSTTDAAELIEAAKAAARKARFTESRAAVQGGTITYIFRME; via the coding sequence ATGTATTACTACGATCCCGATAATAAATCCCCGCGACGGTGGGCGATGATCGCGACGGCAGTCTACGGCGTGCTGCTGGCCGGCTTGTTCGCGCTGGTGTCGTTCGATTTCTCGCCGGTGACGGACAAGCCGGGCGACACGATTCTCGTCGACTTCACCGAGCCGCCCGTTCCCGAGCCGCCCAGACCGCCCGTGAAGGTGGCCAACGAGCCGCGCGTGCACGATGTCGCGGCACCCGTGGAGCAGACGGCGCAGGTTGCGGGCAAGGACCCTGTGACGCAGACGCCCAACCCCAAGGCGCTGTTCAAGATGAACAAGGGCGGGGCCGACGAACCCGACAATGCGGGCAATCCCCGCGCTCCCGAGGGCGAGGACAAGGCCAGCGGCACGGGTCCGGGACTGAACCCCGACGGACTGGACCAGCTGGATCAGGGGCTGAAAGGGCGCGGACTGGTGGGCGACCTGCCCAAGCCGTCGTATCCCGGCGAGAAGGGCGGCAAGGTCGTGATCCGCGTGACGGTCGACGCTTCGGGCAAGGTCACGGGGGCTTCGTTCGAACCCAAAGGCTCGACGACGGACGCTGCCGAGCTGATCGAGGCGGCGAAAGCGGCGGCCCGCAAGGCGCGATTCACAGAGAGCCGCGCCGCGGTGCAGGGCGGCACGATCACCTATATTTTCCGCATGGAGTAA
- a CDS encoding DUF1573 domain-containing protein produces the protein MRHILLTLSACLAFAAGYAEKPVKGAHLRLENATYNFGDVSRKGGDLVREFRFVNDGTAPLVLVRVITSCSCLKASFSKRPVEPADSGVIRIIYEPHKSEPGAFNKVIQVYSNSVDGRDVITVQGNSIEGQPRGKVKTEKVKVKYK, from the coding sequence ATGCGACATATCCTGTTAACCCTCTCGGCCTGCCTGGCGTTCGCTGCGGGCTATGCCGAAAAACCCGTAAAGGGGGCGCACCTCCGGCTGGAGAACGCGACCTATAATTTCGGCGACGTGTCCCGTAAGGGCGGCGACCTGGTCCGCGAATTCCGGTTCGTCAACGACGGTACGGCCCCGCTGGTGCTGGTGCGGGTCATCACTTCGTGTTCGTGCCTCAAGGCGTCGTTCTCGAAGCGTCCCGTGGAGCCGGCCGATTCGGGGGTGATCCGCATCATCTACGAACCCCACAAGAGCGAGCCGGGAGCCTTCAACAAGGTGATCCAGGTCTATTCCAATTCGGTCGACGGCCGCGACGTGATCACCGTGCAGGGCAACTCGATCGAGGGGCAGCCCCGCGGAAAGGTCAAGACCGAAAAGGTGAAAGTGAAGTATAAGTAA
- a CDS encoding amidohydrolase translates to MAILFSNAMVLPMTAAGNAPRTFAGWVGVDGNRIALVTESETAAAGFRAAHPGLREFDCRGKLVMPGLVNTHCHAAMTLQRSLADDIALMEWLHDYIWPFEARQTADDVALGMTLGVVEMLLGGVTSFVDMYYFENRCVETVERLGIRAMLGCNYFDSNVDEVMPQVEEAVRLAAGCDRVQIALAPHSPYTVSPENLLRGKRLADKYGLHLMTHISETQDEVRIVREKYGKTSVEHLDGLGLLGPKTIGAHCIHVTDSDIETLAARGVAVSHNPQSNMKISSGVAPVERMRAAGALVTVGTDGTCSNNDLDMFEELRTAAFLQKSATGDPVALPAWEALRLATANGARAMGYADGELGVVREGALADLIVVDLQKPHLQPVNDVVSNLVYCGKASDVDTVVVDGRIVVENRCVAGVDLPALYAGVAAAVARIKAGR, encoded by the coding sequence ATGGCAATTCTTTTTTCAAACGCGATGGTGCTGCCGATGACGGCCGCCGGGAACGCCCCCCGCACCTTTGCGGGCTGGGTGGGCGTCGACGGCAACCGCATCGCGCTGGTCACGGAGTCGGAAACGGCCGCCGCGGGGTTTCGCGCGGCGCACCCCGGGCTTCGGGAGTTCGACTGCCGGGGCAAACTCGTGATGCCGGGGCTGGTGAACACCCACTGCCATGCGGCCATGACCCTGCAACGCAGCCTTGCCGACGACATCGCCCTGATGGAGTGGCTCCACGACTATATCTGGCCCTTCGAGGCGCGTCAGACGGCCGACGATGTGGCGCTGGGCATGACGCTCGGCGTGGTCGAGATGCTGCTGGGCGGCGTGACGTCGTTCGTCGACATGTACTATTTCGAAAACCGCTGCGTGGAGACGGTCGAACGGCTGGGCATCCGCGCCATGCTGGGCTGCAACTACTTCGATTCGAATGTCGACGAGGTGATGCCCCAGGTGGAGGAGGCCGTGCGGCTGGCCGCCGGATGCGACCGGGTGCAGATCGCCCTGGCGCCCCATTCGCCCTATACCGTGTCGCCCGAGAACCTCCTGCGCGGCAAGCGGCTGGCGGATAAATACGGCCTGCATCTGATGACCCATATCTCGGAGACGCAGGACGAGGTGCGCATCGTGCGCGAAAAGTACGGGAAAACCTCGGTCGAACACCTCGACGGGTTGGGACTGCTGGGGCCGAAGACCATCGGCGCGCACTGCATCCACGTGACCGACAGCGACATCGAGACACTCGCCGCGCGGGGCGTCGCCGTGTCGCACAACCCGCAGAGCAACATGAAAATATCGAGCGGCGTGGCGCCCGTCGAGCGGATGCGCGCCGCGGGTGCGCTGGTGACGGTCGGCACGGACGGAACCTGCTCGAACAACGATCTCGACATGTTCGAGGAGTTGCGCACGGCGGCCTTCCTGCAAAAATCCGCGACGGGCGATCCCGTGGCCCTTCCGGCCTGGGAGGCGCTGCGGCTGGCGACGGCGAACGGCGCGCGGGCGATGGGCTATGCCGACGGCGAACTGGGCGTCGTCCGCGAGGGCGCGCTGGCCGACCTGATCGTCGTGGACCTTCAGAAACCCCATTTGCAGCCCGTCAACGACGTGGTGTCGAATCTGGTCTACTGCGGCAAGGCCTCGGATGTCGATACGGTGGTCGTCGACGGACGGATCGTCGTCGAGAACCGCTGCGTGGCGGGCGTCGACCTGCCGGCGCTCTATGCCGGGGTTGCGGCGGCCGTCGCGCGAATCAAAGCCGGCCGATGA
- the tpx gene encoding thiol peroxidase has protein sequence MDHKVTFGGKPVTLVGNRCKVGETAPVFTVTDAGLQPVSSDVFHGKVRIYSVFPSVDTPVCSLQNIRFNREASKLGDDVVVVSLSVDLPFAQKRFCAAEGIDRVHVFSDYRELDFGMKYGFVIDSLRLLARGVVVVDRDDVVRYVEYVPEVTHEPDYEKALAVARELAK, from the coding sequence ATGGATCACAAGGTAACTTTCGGCGGCAAGCCCGTGACGCTTGTCGGCAATCGCTGCAAAGTGGGGGAGACGGCCCCCGTATTTACGGTCACCGATGCGGGGCTGCAACCCGTGTCGTCGGACGTTTTCCACGGCAAGGTGCGCATTTACAGCGTCTTTCCGTCGGTCGACACTCCGGTCTGCTCGTTGCAGAACATCCGCTTCAACCGCGAGGCGTCGAAACTGGGCGACGACGTGGTCGTCGTGTCGCTGTCGGTCGACCTGCCCTTTGCGCAGAAACGCTTCTGCGCCGCCGAGGGCATCGACCGCGTGCATGTCTTCTCGGATTACAGGGAGCTGGATTTCGGCATGAAGTACGGCTTCGTGATCGACTCCCTGCGCCTGCTGGCGCGCGGCGTGGTGGTCGTGGACCGCGACGACGTGGTGCGCTACGTGGAGTACGTGCCCGAGGTCACCCACGAGCCCGACTACGAAAAGGCGCTGGCCGTGGCGCGCGAACTGGCGAAGTAA
- a CDS encoding SDR family oxidoreductase, producing the protein MKTLANKVIVITGASSGIGEAMAKVYAAQGAKVVLGARNVQKLQLLAGDIRARGGQAAYCGVDVTKPEECRELIETAVREFGGIDVLICNAGISMRAIFDDVDLGVLHRLMDVNFWGTVNCCKFALPYLQASKGSVVGISSVAGLHGLPGRTGYSASKYAMTGFLETLRIENLKKGLHVMIACPGFTASNVRFSALTADGKQQGATPRNESKMMTPEEVARIVAKGILRRKRLCLMESEGRATHFVKKFAPAFLDRMFYLVMSREPDSPLK; encoded by the coding sequence ATGAAGACATTGGCAAATAAGGTAATCGTCATTACGGGCGCATCGTCGGGTATCGGCGAGGCGATGGCGAAGGTATACGCCGCGCAGGGCGCAAAAGTGGTGCTCGGAGCGCGCAACGTGCAGAAATTGCAGCTTCTTGCGGGCGACATCCGCGCCCGGGGCGGGCAGGCGGCCTACTGCGGGGTGGACGTGACGAAGCCCGAGGAGTGCCGGGAGCTGATCGAAACCGCCGTGCGGGAGTTCGGCGGCATAGACGTGCTGATCTGCAATGCGGGTATTTCGATGCGCGCCATTTTCGACGACGTGGACCTCGGGGTGCTGCACCGGCTGATGGACGTCAACTTCTGGGGTACGGTCAACTGCTGCAAGTTCGCATTGCCGTATCTTCAGGCGTCGAAAGGCTCCGTCGTGGGCATTTCCTCCGTCGCCGGGCTGCACGGACTGCCGGGCCGCACGGGCTATTCGGCTTCGAAATACGCCATGACGGGATTCCTCGAAACGCTGCGTATTGAGAACCTCAAAAAGGGATTGCACGTGATGATCGCCTGTCCGGGTTTCACCGCTTCGAACGTCCGCTTCTCGGCCCTCACGGCCGACGGGAAGCAGCAGGGCGCCACGCCGCGCAACGAGTCGAAGATGATGACCCCCGAGGAGGTGGCCCGCATCGTGGCGAAGGGCATCCTCCGGCGCAAACGCCTCTGCCTGATGGAGAGCGAGGGGCGCGCCACGCACTTCGTCAAGAAGTTCGCCCCGGCGTTCCTCGACCGGATGTTCTATCTGGTGATGTCCCGCGAGCCGGATTCGCCGTTGAAATAG
- a CDS encoding MBL fold metallo-hydrolase — translation MKLTFLGTGTSQGVPVIGCRCKVCTSADRRDNRLRTSAMVETRGVRIVIDAGPDFRYQMLRTGVRHLDAILLTHEHKDHIGGLDDVRAFNFVDYPPTVHKVHIWAAPRALECVRKDFDYAFAQDKYRGVPEIELHEIDIARPFRVGDVEIVPVSGHHSERFEVTGFRIGTLAYLTDFKTIEDAEAEKLRGTEVLAVNALRFAPHPSHFNLAEALALIRRVGPREAYITHMSHEIGLHAETEATLPPGVHLAYDGLEVEI, via the coding sequence ATGAAACTCACCTTTCTGGGAACCGGTACTTCGCAGGGCGTACCCGTCATCGGCTGCCGCTGCAAGGTATGCACGTCGGCGGACCGGCGCGACAACCGTCTGCGCACCTCGGCGATGGTCGAGACGCGGGGCGTGCGCATCGTCATCGACGCCGGACCCGATTTCCGCTACCAGATGCTCCGCACGGGCGTGCGGCATCTCGACGCCATTCTGCTGACTCACGAGCACAAGGACCATATCGGCGGTCTGGACGACGTGCGGGCTTTCAATTTCGTCGATTACCCGCCGACCGTCCACAAGGTCCATATCTGGGCCGCCCCGCGGGCGCTGGAGTGCGTGCGCAAGGATTTCGACTATGCCTTCGCGCAGGACAAATACCGCGGCGTGCCGGAGATCGAACTGCACGAAATCGACATCGCAAGGCCGTTCCGTGTCGGCGATGTGGAGATCGTGCCCGTGTCGGGCCACCATTCCGAACGCTTCGAGGTCACGGGCTTCCGCATCGGGACGCTGGCCTACCTGACGGACTTCAAGACCATCGAGGACGCCGAGGCCGAAAAACTGCGCGGTACGGAGGTGCTGGCGGTCAATGCGCTGCGTTTCGCTCCGCATCCGTCGCATTTCAACCTCGCGGAGGCGCTGGCGCTGATCCGCCGCGTCGGGCCGCGCGAGGCCTATATCACGCATATGTCCCACGAAATAGGCCTGCATGCCGAGACGGAGGCGACGCTCCCGCCGGGCGTGCACCTGGCTTACGACGGGTTGGAGGTGGAAATTTAG
- a CDS encoding PG0541 family transporter-associated protein — MKAVFLSYNQALTDRVNAIFDEQGIRGFTKWALTEGRGSVDGEPHYGTHAWPSMNASILAIVDDEKVAPLMDAFREMDAATRMQGSRAFVWNIESGF, encoded by the coding sequence ATGAAAGCAGTATTTTTGTCATACAACCAGGCGCTGACCGACCGGGTGAACGCCATCTTCGACGAGCAGGGTATCCGCGGCTTCACCAAATGGGCCTTGACCGAGGGCCGCGGCTCGGTCGACGGCGAACCCCACTACGGCACGCATGCGTGGCCTTCGATGAACGCCTCGATCCTGGCCATCGTCGACGACGAGAAGGTGGCTCCGCTGATGGACGCCTTCCGCGAAATGGACGCTGCGACCAGGATGCAGGGGTCCCGGGCGTTTGTCTGGAATATCGAAAGCGGATTCTGA
- a CDS encoding efflux RND transporter permease subunit, whose amino-acid sequence MKIYESAVRKPISTILLFVGVMVFGLFSLMNLAVDQYPEIEIPQISVITMYPGANAADIETNITRVLEDNLNTVSNLKKLTSKSQDNVSMITVEFEYGSDLNEGANEIRDVVSRVQSQLPDDIDYPTIFKFSTSMIPVMMLAVTAEESYPALNKILDDKLVNVLNRVDGVGAVSIIGAPEREVQVNVDPAKLEAYNLTVEQLGQIIAAENVNIPSGTIDVGNNTFNIKADGEFKLSDEMRKVVVSNAGGRTVKLSDVAQIRDTLEKSTMDERVNGQRGVRVMFQKQSGANTVNIVHEIQSRLPEIQKTLPKDVKMELIFEGSQEITDAIGSLSETILYAFIFVVLVVMAFLGRWRATLIICMTIPVSLICSFIYLFATGSTLNIISLSSLSIAIGMVVDDAIVVLENITTHIERGSNPKEAAIYATNEVWLSVIATTLVVVAVFLPLTMVPGMAGILFRELGWIVTIVVCVSTTAAISLTPMMSAYLLKLEGGQHDYKGLGVIYKPIDRALEWLDGAYARSLDWVVRHRRITFFSMMSVFVVSLGLLTRVPTEFFPPSDNGRISAMVELEQNVGVDYTARIARQIDSIIYAKYPEIVLVSASAGANSSDNAFAAMQTTGSHIINYNVRLTGVEERDRSIYVISDLLRGDLDRIPEIRQYTVTPGGQSGSMSGSATVNVKVFGYDMDVTNAVANDLKEKMRRLEGVRDVKLSRDDLRPEYNVVFDRDRLSYYGISSATASQAVRNRIDGLVASKYREDGDEYDIIVRYAEPFRNRIEDVENITLYNAQGRPVKLKEVGTVEEEYAAPMIERENRQRVISVQSTLGAGVALGDVVAEVEKLLADYPAPDGVDLEVGGTVEDQGDAFGDLGTLLILIVILVYIVMATQFESLKFPFIIMFTIPFAFTGVFLALWMTSTPLSLIALIGAIMLVGIVTKNGIVMVDYMNLLIERGSGVFDAVIAGGKSRLRPVLMTSFTTILGMLPLAIGTGAGSETWQPMGIAVIGGLTFSTILTLFIVPVLYSILVNRSQRKEREKLARLSAEHQASKH is encoded by the coding sequence ATGAAAATTTACGAAAGCGCGGTCCGCAAACCGATCTCAACGATCCTGCTGTTCGTCGGCGTGATGGTCTTCGGACTCTTCTCGCTGATGAACCTGGCCGTAGACCAGTATCCCGAGATCGAGATACCCCAGATCTCGGTGATCACGATGTATCCGGGCGCCAACGCCGCCGACATCGAGACCAACATCACCCGTGTGCTGGAGGACAACCTCAACACGGTGAGCAACCTCAAGAAACTGACCTCCAAGTCGCAGGACAACGTCTCGATGATCACCGTCGAGTTCGAATACGGCTCCGACCTGAACGAGGGGGCCAACGAAATCCGCGACGTGGTGTCGCGCGTGCAGTCGCAGCTGCCCGACGACATCGACTATCCGACGATCTTCAAGTTCTCGACCTCGATGATCCCCGTGATGATGCTTGCCGTCACGGCCGAGGAGAGCTATCCGGCGCTGAACAAGATTCTCGACGACAAGTTGGTCAACGTGCTCAACCGCGTCGACGGCGTGGGCGCCGTGTCGATCATCGGCGCACCCGAACGCGAGGTGCAGGTCAACGTCGACCCCGCCAAACTGGAGGCCTACAACCTCACGGTCGAGCAGCTGGGGCAGATCATCGCCGCCGAGAACGTCAACATCCCCAGCGGCACGATCGACGTGGGCAACAACACCTTCAACATCAAGGCCGACGGCGAGTTCAAACTCTCGGACGAGATGCGCAAGGTCGTGGTGTCGAACGCCGGGGGCCGCACGGTGAAACTTTCGGATGTGGCCCAGATCCGCGATACGCTCGAAAAGTCCACGATGGACGAGCGCGTCAACGGCCAGCGGGGCGTGCGCGTGATGTTCCAGAAACAGTCGGGCGCCAACACCGTGAATATCGTCCACGAAATCCAGTCGCGCCTGCCGGAGATTCAGAAAACCCTCCCGAAGGATGTCAAGATGGAGCTGATTTTCGAAGGCTCGCAGGAGATCACCGACGCCATCGGGTCGCTCTCGGAGACCATTCTCTACGCCTTCATCTTCGTCGTGCTGGTGGTGATGGCCTTCCTCGGACGCTGGCGCGCGACGCTGATCATCTGTATGACGATCCCCGTGTCGCTGATCTGTTCGTTCATCTACCTCTTCGCCACCGGCTCCACGCTGAACATCATCTCGCTCTCGTCGCTCTCCATCGCCATCGGTATGGTGGTCGACGACGCCATCGTGGTTCTGGAGAACATTACGACGCATATCGAGCGCGGCTCGAACCCGAAGGAGGCCGCCATCTACGCCACCAACGAGGTGTGGCTGTCGGTCATCGCCACGACATTGGTGGTCGTCGCGGTGTTCCTGCCGCTGACGATGGTCCCGGGCATGGCGGGCATCCTGTTCCGCGAGCTGGGCTGGATCGTGACGATCGTGGTCTGCGTTTCGACTACGGCGGCCATTTCGCTGACCCCGATGATGTCGGCTTACCTCTTGAAACTCGAAGGCGGCCAGCACGACTACAAGGGCCTCGGCGTGATCTACAAGCCGATCGACCGGGCGCTCGAATGGCTCGACGGCGCCTACGCCCGTTCGCTCGACTGGGTCGTACGCCACCGCCGGATCACCTTCTTCTCGATGATGTCGGTCTTCGTCGTGTCGCTGGGGCTGCTGACGCGGGTTCCCACCGAGTTCTTCCCGCCCTCGGACAACGGCCGCATTTCGGCCATGGTCGAGCTGGAGCAGAACGTCGGCGTCGACTACACGGCGCGCATCGCCCGGCAGATCGACAGCATCATCTATGCGAAATACCCCGAGATCGTGCTCGTCTCGGCGTCGGCCGGCGCCAACTCGTCGGACAACGCCTTCGCGGCGATGCAGACCACCGGTTCGCACATCATCAACTACAACGTGCGCCTGACCGGCGTGGAGGAGCGCGATCGGTCGATCTACGTCATCTCCGACCTGCTGCGCGGTGATCTCGACCGGATTCCCGAGATCCGCCAGTACACGGTCACTCCCGGCGGACAGTCGGGCAGCATGAGCGGTTCGGCGACGGTCAACGTCAAGGTCTTCGGTTATGACATGGACGTGACGAACGCCGTTGCCAACGACCTGAAGGAGAAGATGCGCCGTCTGGAGGGCGTTCGCGACGTGAAACTTTCGCGCGACGACCTGCGTCCCGAGTACAACGTGGTCTTCGACCGCGACCGGCTGTCGTACTACGGCATCAGCAGCGCCACGGCGTCGCAGGCCGTGCGCAACCGCATCGACGGCCTCGTGGCCTCGAAATACCGCGAGGACGGCGACGAGTACGACATCATCGTGCGTTATGCCGAGCCGTTCCGCAACCGCATCGAGGATGTCGAGAACATCACGCTCTACAACGCGCAGGGCCGCCCCGTGAAGCTCAAGGAGGTGGGAACCGTCGAGGAGGAGTACGCCGCGCCGATGATCGAGCGCGAGAACCGTCAGCGCGTCATTTCGGTCCAGTCGACCCTCGGGGCCGGCGTCGCGCTGGGCGACGTGGTGGCCGAGGTCGAAAAGCTCCTCGCCGACTATCCCGCGCCCGACGGCGTGGACCTCGAAGTGGGCGGTACGGTCGAGGATCAGGGCGACGCCTTCGGCGACCTGGGAACGCTGCTCATCCTGATCGTCATTCTGGTGTATATCGTGATGGCCACGCAGTTCGAGTCGCTCAAGTTCCCGTTCATCATCATGTTCACCATTCCGTTCGCCTTCACGGGCGTGTTCCTCGCGCTGTGGATGACCTCCACGCCGCTGTCGCTGATCGCCCTGATCGGCGCCATCATGCTGGTGGGCATCGTGACGAAGAACGGTATCGTGATGGTCGACTACATGAACCTCCTGATCGAGCGCGGCTCGGGCGTCTTCGACGCGGTGATCGCCGGCGGCAAGAGCCGTCTGCGTCCGGTGCTGATGACCTCGTTCACGACCATTCTGGGCATGCTGCCGCTGGCGATCGGCACGGGAGCGGGTTCGGAGACGTGGCAGCCGATGGGCATTGCCGTGATCGGCGGTCTGACGTTCTCGACCATCCTCACGCTGTTCATCGTTCCGGTGCTCTACTCGATCCTCGTGAACCGTTCGCAGCGCAAGGAGCGTGAGAAACTGGCGCGCCTCTCGGCCGAACACCAGGCAAGCAAGCATTGA
- a CDS encoding efflux RND transporter periplasmic adaptor subunit, with translation MKKIVILCIAAVSFAGCTGKKGVTAVAEDKGVLTKSAVAEEASVQLTEVFTSEIEPYKENDITPAASGVHIDRIYVEVGDPVREGQLVVTLDPTQYTQQLVQLKTVEDDYNRLLPVYEAGGISTQQIEQAKAQLDVQREVVANLKKNIEVRSPISGVVTARNYESGDLFAQQPILHIMQIDPLKVIANISEQYFPNVKVGMPVKLAVDIFPDEEFTGTVSLIYPALDPTTRTFKVEVKVPNAKRTLRPGMYARTTFDMGSKEGVMVPDVAVQKQVGSAERYLYVIVGDSVAERRSVKVGRQVGDRVDILSGIEAGEPVAVTALSKLFDGAKVDIKKD, from the coding sequence ATGAAAAAAATCGTGATTTTGTGCATCGCCGCCGTCTCTTTCGCCGGCTGCACGGGTAAGAAAGGCGTGACCGCCGTTGCGGAAGACAAAGGCGTGCTGACCAAAAGCGCCGTTGCCGAAGAGGCTTCGGTGCAGCTTACGGAGGTCTTCACTTCCGAGATCGAGCCTTACAAGGAGAACGACATCACTCCGGCGGCTTCGGGCGTGCACATCGACAGGATTTACGTCGAGGTGGGCGATCCGGTGCGCGAGGGGCAGCTCGTCGTGACGCTCGATCCCACGCAGTACACCCAGCAGCTGGTGCAGCTGAAGACCGTCGAGGACGACTACAACCGCCTGCTGCCGGTCTACGAGGCCGGAGGCATTTCGACCCAGCAGATCGAGCAGGCCAAGGCCCAGCTGGACGTGCAGCGCGAGGTGGTCGCCAACCTCAAGAAGAACATCGAGGTGCGTTCGCCCATTTCGGGCGTCGTCACGGCTCGCAACTACGAGTCCGGCGACCTGTTCGCCCAGCAGCCGATCCTGCACATCATGCAGATCGACCCGCTGAAGGTCATCGCCAACATTTCGGAGCAGTACTTCCCCAACGTGAAGGTGGGCATGCCGGTGAAGCTGGCCGTCGACATCTTCCCCGACGAGGAGTTCACGGGCACGGTGTCGCTGATCTATCCGGCGCTCGACCCCACGACCCGCACCTTCAAGGTCGAGGTCAAGGTCCCCAACGCCAAACGCACGCTGCGCCCGGGCATGTACGCCCGCACGACCTTCGACATGGGCAGCAAGGAGGGCGTGATGGTTCCCGACGTGGCCGTGCAGAAGCAGGTCGGCTCGGCCGAGCGTTACCTCTACGTCATCGTCGGCGACTCGGTTGCCGAGCGCCGCTCGGTCAAGGTGGGACGCCAGGTCGGCGACCGCGTGGACATCCTCTCGGGGATCGAAGCGGGCGAGCCGGTGGCCGTCACGGCGTTGTCGAAACTTTTCGACGGGGCCAAAGTGGATATTAAAAAAGACTAA